The following coding sequences lie in one Capsicum annuum cultivar UCD-10X-F1 chromosome 5, UCD10Xv1.1, whole genome shotgun sequence genomic window:
- the LOC107871355 gene encoding protein LIGHT-DEPENDENT SHORT HYPOCOTYLS 2 yields MNFVTSQSNNFTTSSNNMVQGTNFIANSTTMFASSNPPLSRYENQKRRDWNTFCQYLENHQPPLSFVQCSGAHVLEFLRYLDQFGKTKVHLQSCPFFGVPTPPSPCSCPLRQAWGSLDALIGRLRASYDENGGKPEMNPFGARNVRQFLREVRDFQTKSRGVSYEKKRKRPTSSTNNKQKATVVADGGDCSTE; encoded by the exons atgaattttGTCACATCACAAAGTAACAACTTCACTACATCAAGCAACAACATGGTTCAAGGTACAAACTTTATTGCAAACAGTACAACCATGTTTGCATCCTCGAACCCTCCGCTGAGTCGATATGAGAATCAAAAACGTCGTGATTGGAACACTTTCTGCCAGTACTTGGAAAACCACCAACCCCCACTTTCATTTGTTCAATGCAGTGGTGCACATGTCCTGGAATTCCTCAG GTATCTGGACCAGTTTGGAAAGACCAAAGTTCACCTCCAAAGTTGTCCATTTTTTGGGGTACCAACTCCTCCATCACCTTGCTCATGTCCATTAAGGCAAGCATGGGGGAGTCTTGATGCACTAATTGGTAGACTTAGAGCTTCTTATGATGAAAATGGTGGAAAGCCAGAAATGAATCCATTTGGGGCAAGAAATGTCAGGCAGTTTCTAAGAGAAGTGAGGGATTTTCAGACTAAATCAAGAGGGGTTAGCTatgagaagaagaggaagaggccAACGTCATCGACAAACAATAAGCAAAAAGCAACAGTGGTAGCTGATGGTGGTGATTGCAGTACAGAGTGA